The DNA segment ATAACAGAGCCAACAGCTTCCATCACCGAGGCAGATGTGAAATTCTCCGACGGTATAAGTTCAAATCCCTGAAacagacacacacacaacaTCCAGAATCTCCAAATCAAATATAAAGATTCCAGCTTTCAATAAAATGATGAATCAAGAAGATACCTTCCATTGCCTAGCCTTCTCGAGTTCGATGATATCTGCTATTTCTGGATCGATTTCTTCCAGAGGTGCATTCAGTTGCTTTATCCACtgatcaaattcaaaaaaaaatgttcaaaagaCAGCCTTAAAGGAATAATAAGgtgataattatttattacaCTGGAACGAGATCTCTCCGAGTCCGCCATAGCCGAGGTTGGCAAAGACGACTGAACATCaaagacattaaaaaaaaaacggatcagaatcaaaacaaatacaaaGAGGGGATTGAGAATCAGATTTAACCATGGAACGGAGGGAAACGCCATTTGAGAAGATGGGCTTCTTAAGGGAAGTTGATAGTCTTCGAAGAGCCAACGCCATCATGTTTCTCTATCTGTTTCTGTGTTTGAACGTGTGCAGCAGTTCAAAGCGGCACTGACTCTGTTAAAAATGTGTTGTGGTTGGTGAGAGCAAAAGGTGGTCTGTCACTTTATTTTATTCGGTGCAATGCAACGTCACCACTTGAGAGCGACTGTGATTAAAATTAGAAGTGacatctgttttttttctcttcagatCCACCTTGACTGATCCGTGACCTTAGTCTGggttcagaaaaaaatatctcGTTGGGCGTAGAATCAAGCCCATATCCCTTATGATTAAGAGCTAAATACAAAGAGTTTAGAAGCTTATGATATAAGATCACCAATTAAAACTCATCAACTTATTATTTGGAACCATACAAACTAGTAATGATGACTtgttattttctcaactttaacTCATGAAATGTATTTTCATGCATCTCGGTATTAGCTTCTTTAGCAAAAATGTCATCTATTAAGTTCAGCTCATTCATGCTTCCAAGCGGACTTTTAACTGCTTGCTATTTATTCACTTCccatttctcttttattttcacaaagcgaaaaataaaagatttgttCCATAACTGAGTAAAGTAACCTCagggaaactaaataaaattaaaagtttagAACACGAAACGAAAAGTAAAACAGAAGAGAGGTAGCAGCAAATGAAATCATTTCCTAGTCTTATCCAGAACTTCAATGTATCTCTTTGGAACTCCATAGTGTTCCACCATATACCTCGCCACATCTTCAATCACTCCTCCCTGTATCAGAACCTCGTACCCTTTCTTACCTGTAAGACAAACACAATCTCTCACTAGTTTTATTCCCTTTCACACAAACAAACAGACAAAACCAACATACCTGGAAGTTCGTTAACTGAAGTACTACAAGCAAACTTCTTCTGCAGTTCTGATCCAAACGAGTCAGGATCCATCAAGAACGTCTCTATCCCTGACACCTTGGTCACTTTCTTGTTACCTTGTCTTCGCTCCGTCATTATCTGAACCGGCTTTATACCTCCTTTGCGAACCACCGGTTCGCATCCGCCTCTCATCACTACCTGATGAGGCTGCATCCTCCCTATGAACGTCGACCCAACATCCTTTTTGTGAATCTCTGACGGATACGCTGATCCCTTTTTGATAGCTCCTTTGAACAATGCGTCGCACAGGATCGGATCCAGCACCACCATTGACTTGTTTGTTGGCTTCACCAGATTCTCCTTCTCGATGTATTTGAAGACGACGTCAGAGGCTTCTGAAGCTGTGTATAGCTTTCCCTTGTCTTCCCCGACTGATGCAAATATTGCGCTGTTGTGTATGCTTGGTTTATAAACCTCTATGATTTCAAGCATTTTCTCTGACTGGGGTTTTGCTGTGGAGCTGGCGACAGAAGACTCGGAGACTTCTGCCTTCTTTTTCTCCGGCTTGAAGGATGAGTAATCAGGGTGCCTGCGGTTCACCGAGATCAGTACAATCTCCTTCTTGTGCTTGTCTTCTTTCACAGTTATCTGTGCATATGGTTAAAACAATCAGAGTGCCAATCAATACATGAGACTAAATATAATTGCAGTTATCAGTATATGAGGGTTAAATGGTAAACTACCAATGACGCAATGAGTGTTGAGATACATAAGCACTTTATGACTATAGTTGCCAAATTGATAAACCAGTCGGTGTTGGAAGGGAAAGTATACGTACACTCATATTCTATAACATAGAGCAACAAAATACAATCAAAAAAGGAGaagtggcaaaaaaaaaaactaaccattCCTGCAGAAGCTTTAGATTGCAGCCACTTTGACAGTTTTTTATGCGAAGACTTCTTAATGTCTAGTGTGATCCCAGGAGGCCTACAAGGTAATACATGATTTGCCCTGCACCACCCAAAGAAAAACCAATGTAAGCTAAACTTGGAGAGGAGAAGGAAAAAGGGTAAAGTTGTCTTGCTTGTCATTGGGAGAGTCAAGAGCTTTAGAGTGTTATAAAACAGTCCAATCCCAACAAGGTAAAGCGGGAAAAGCATACATCAGGATGTAATACTCTTAAGCAATTACTAGAAAAAAAGTTTGCTTTCAAAGTAACTCAAAGTATCTGAATGGCGTTCTTACCATAAAGTGCTTCCTGGTAAGGGAAGGTCCTTCTCTTTCAGTGTTGTATGCAATGCTTGCAAAAGGCATTGGTCAAGAAGGGCATCTACCTCCTCTGTGGAGAGAGGGTTCTGCTTCTCGGTATTCGCTTCATTAGCAGAAATGTCATCTCCTAAGTTCATCTCATTCATGCTTCCAACCATTTGTTCTTCTTCAGTACCATTCTTAGCATCAGTAGCTGAGGTCGACGCTGTTTCAAGAGCagattcatcttcttcatttcCTGTGCTTGTCTGCTGCCCAGCTGAAGCGTCTGAAATTTCCTCACCTGAACCAGAAGCAAGGAACACTGGATCCTCCATGACAACATCCTCCCAAAACCCAGAATTTGGAACATAATGCCCCTCCGCTGATTCCCTGTGAAACACACACATTTACCACGTAAAAAGCTGAGTTCCTCCAGAGAACAACAAACAGAAAAGTAAAAAAGCATCATCTCAAGTACGTACCAGAGGAAGTCACGGTAATAATGAGCTATCCGCAAAGCCTTCCCACGCAAACCTGCTTTAAGCCCTTCTGCACTACTCATTGTGGTAAACCCAACCTTCAAAAACACGCATAACCATCATGTAACTACCCAAACTTGAAACTTGATGTTGTCAACAAAAGTATAAAGAGACTTACAGCTATAGGTGCCGCATTTCCAG comes from the Brassica napus cultivar Da-Ae chromosome A7, Da-Ae, whole genome shotgun sequence genome and includes:
- the LOC106354141 gene encoding eukaryotic translation initiation factor 2D, which codes for MFKKAVEAKSHQRLSGADRKKLRRTVQNRFSLLTDELLDAILPPKVEITVSKFQNRVLVYSIEGGCPMFFDIDGRGNEILPTVFALWEAPEMLPSFMLKGGEVSRYVLGGADLMFPGILIPPEGFPSFSAGEIWSVKVPGNAAPIAVGFTTMSSAEGLKAGLRGKALRIAHYYRDFLWESAEGHYVPNSGFWEDVVMEDPVFLASGSGEEISDASAGQQTSTGNEEDESALETASTSATDAKNGTEEEQMVGSMNEMNLGDDISANEANTEKQNPLSTEEVDALLDQCLLQALHTTLKEKDLPLPGSTLWANHVLPCRPPGITLDIKKSSHKKLSKWLQSKASAGMITVKEDKHKKEIVLISVNRRHPDYSSFKPEKKKAEVSESSVASSTAKPQSEKMLEIIEVYKPSIHNSAIFASVGEDKGKLYTASEASDVVFKYIEKENLVKPTNKSMVVLDPILCDALFKGAIKKGSAYPSEIHKKDVGSTFIGRMQPHQVVMRGGCEPVVRKGGIKPVQIMTERRQGNKKVTKVSGIETFLMDPDSFGSELQKKFACSTSVNELPGKKGYEVLIQGGVIEDVARYMVEHYGVPKRYIEVLDKTRK